One Pseudochaenichthys georgianus chromosome 7, fPseGeo1.2, whole genome shotgun sequence DNA segment encodes these proteins:
- the LOC117449802 gene encoding alpha-1,3-mannosyl-glycoprotein 4-beta-N-acetylglucosaminyltransferase C, protein MRILWKNILAVLLLVGGLYYMSQSNLLIAGQPQKVITNELTWSVQRLVKESWVEQGDYLPLNVSYQLLAGEPSTQQRFLTVGLSSVKRAKGSYLIPTLQSLFSQSSPEERSSMVVVVLLADFDVSWRVSTVAEIKTAFALELEQGQLVVLHVPQEMYPPYTGLKRNYNDLPERVSFRSKQNLDYSFLILYSASLGQYYLQIEDDVFSAKNFLSTIKRRVAEQEAKKTTWAMLEFSALGYIGKLYKSAQLPLLARFLFLFYQEMPCDWLMSRFRDLMTQKEPILFKPSLFQHMGTFSSFQGTYNKLKDKDFEEQYTNPPAEVYTDMSSYKKHFPKQAWDAGEDFFWARSPEKGNHLTVVFRGPTLVTGIMVETGSGGKDLLESAQVEIGHDVITTEKDRSCKEFQTVGTFKNGLFEIQEMDKKYTSASSCLRIQITAAQKDWLIITKIRISTKLRTSTNQA, encoded by the exons ATGCGTATTCTTTGGAAAAACATTTTGGCAGTGCTGCTTCTTGTCGGAGGATTGTACTACATGAGCCAGTCAAACTTGCTTATTGCT GGCCAGCCACAGAAGGTGATTACAAATGAGTTAACGTGGAGCGTACAGAGGCTGGTTAAGGAGTCCTGGGTGGAGCAGGGGGATTACCTCCCTCTCAATGTGTCCTACCAGCTGCTGGCTGGAGAGCCATCTACTCAACAGA GGTTTTTAACAGTAGGACTGTCCTCTGTGAAGAGGGCGAAGGGAAGCTATCTCATCCCCACCCTGCAGTCCCTCTTCTCCCAGTCTTCTCCTGAAGAGCGCTCttccatggtggtggtggtgctgcTAGCAGACTTCGATGTCAGCTGGAGAGTCAGCACAGTGGCTGAGATCAAAACTGCATTTGCCTTGGAGCTGGAGCAAGGCCAGCTGGTGGTCCTCCATGTTCCTCAGGAGATGTACCCTCCTTATACAG GTCTTAAGAGGAACTACAACGATCTTCCTGAAAGGGTATCGTTTCGCTCCAAGCAGAACCTGGATTACTCCTTCCTGATCCTCTACAGTGCTAGTCTGGGTCAATACTACCTCCAGATCGAGGACGACGTTTTCTCTGCCAAGAATTTCCTTTCCACCATCAAGAGGCGTGTGGCGGAGCAAGAGGCGAAGAAGACCACCTGGGCGATGCTGGAGTTCTCGGCCCTCGGTTACATCGGCAAGCTCTACAAATCAGCCCAGCTTCCTCTCCTGGCACGCTTTCTCTTCCTCTTCTACCAGGAAATGCCTTGTGACTGGTTAATGAGTCGCTTCCGAGATTTGATGACCCAGAAAGAGCCAATCCTTTTCAAACCCTCGCTGTTCCAACACATGGGAACCTTCTCCTCGTTCCAAGGCACATACAACAAGCTTAAGGACAAGGACTTTGAGGAGCAGTATACCAATCCTCCGGCTGAGGTTTATACTGAtatgtcctcctacaaaaaacattTTCCCAAACAGGCCTGGGACGCTGGGGAGGATTTCTTTTGGGCACGCTCCCCAGAAAAGGGTAATCACCTgactgtggtgttcagaggCCCTACACTAGTGACAGGGATTATGGTAGAAACAGGGTCAGGGGGCAAAGACCTCCTAGAGTCAGCTCAGGTGGAGATCGGCCATGACGTGATCACCACAGAGAAAGACAGGAGTTGTAAAGAGTTCCAGACAGTTGGGACGTTCAAAAATGGGTTGTTTGAGATCCAAGAGATGGACAAAAAGTACACCTCTGCCTCTTCCTGTCTGAGGATACAGATCACAGCTGCGCAGAAGGATTGGCTGATCATTACCAAAATCAGGATCTCAACAAAGCTTCGTACATCCACAAACCAAGCCTAG
- the cfap126 gene encoding protein Flattop, with protein sequence MQRVNKTNAEALTDPDMFSYSANQYDSAYKPQRLQNWGETTKDFKKRPSAQEGHTTFIANNRGHLLPGVVKRGSAWPDFKGTWDLPVRIPAQRINPTGRSMEGLSRLKSWRLDPEDTGPSQPHRGSRNTDRLEDAGELDVVEQGNEDVRQDDGALSSE encoded by the exons ATGCAACGAGTCAACAAAACAAATGCGGAGGCTCTTACAGATCCAGACATGTTCAGTTACTCAGCTAACCAG tATGACAGTGCCTACAAGCCGCAGAGGCTGCAGAACTGGGGGGAGACAACTAAGGACTTCAAAAAG agaccCTCTGCACAGGAGGGTCACACCACCTTCATTGCTAATAATAGAGGACATCTTCTCCCAGGAGTGGTAAAG CGTGGCAGTGCATGGCCAGACTTTAAGGGGACCTGGGATCTACCGGTCCGTATCCCGGCTCAGCGGATCAACCCCACCGGCCGCTCTATGGAGGGTCTGAGCCGGCTGAAGTCCTGGCGCTTAGACCCAGAGGACACAGGCCCATCTCAGCCACACAGAGGCAGCAGAAACACGGACAGGCTGGAGGATGCTGGAGAGCTGGATGTTGTCGAGCAG GGCAATGAGGATGTCCGGCAGGACGATGGGGCCCTGTCATCGGAGTAG